Below is a window of Lytechinus variegatus isolate NC3 chromosome 4, Lvar_3.0, whole genome shotgun sequence DNA.
TTGTCTCCACCTCCGACCAAAGCAGTGTACTGCAGAACAAAAAAAGCAAGCTAATAGAGTTTGGTATTTACTACGGAGCAGCTCTCTACAACGCGCGGATTTCTTTGAATatgcaattaaaatcaaagtGGCGAGCCGAGAGCCGGGGCCGAGAGGCATTTGTCGAAAAATGGTGGACCGGGTCAGCAGATCATCAGAAGATTTTgaccggacgaacaattgcagATATGTcattgtccagagtcaagagattccgttgctgtcccggtccaccaactttcgagaaaagcctctcagctctcttTCTTAACCGGGCAGGACGTATGTAGTGAGCAGTAGAAGACCTCCACATCACTCATATCACCGGATTATGTTTATCGTATGTGTGTGATCGTTGTTGAAAATGAACAGCATTTTATGATGCAGTATTTTGATCATTTACTCGTAAGAAAAAGCGATTCTATACGCCCGTCGATTTACCATCTTTAAACTACTCCTTCTCCCACTTTCTCGTTTTCAAAGGAGTCCCTGCTGTTGTCACGCTGTCGTCACACGTGAAATGCGACGAAGAGGGTCGAACTTGCACACTCGATGGGGTCGAAATGAATGAGGCGCTTCGACAGCTGGCCGAGGCAGGGGCTGATGTGGTTGGATTCAACTGCACACGGGGGCCAGAGACAATCATGAAATTGGTCGAGAGTGCCTCAAAAGCTGGACTAAAGGTTTACACTTATGAACAATTCTATTAACTTCGTTAAAAATAAGTATCAcccaattatcattataacgaatgatgaacatgatgaggTAGAACAAAACCAACCCAAACTGAGGAAGGGGATCTTGAAGTTTGGAACGAACACTGCGATTCAGGATCCAACATCATTTAAACAATTATCACATGTCAACTTACAATCATTCTAATTATGATGAAGAAATAAGTAAGCGTAAGAACTCAAACATGTCATGCCAAACAAGAAGGCAGGTTTTAAAGTGTTTggaatgatggggggggggggggcggacaTCCCGTTCACGAGGCGGACGCGCTCCCATTTAATCGagatttcaaataatttctttttcatttggtATACAGGTCCCATTAGCTGTTCTCCCTGTGGTTTACAGAACGACAGACGAGTACCCATCTTTCTCTTCCATCCCGGACCCAAAGACAGGTTGGTATGTCTGCCGTGATGCAAGAGCAATGTGCACAGCATATATCACAAATTACTCAATATTACTCTCTGCCCATTTGGCTCACCACTCACTAGGAAAAGGGCTTTCTAGGAGAAAGTCATTCGTGAGTCAGTCATGGTAAGTCGTGCGGGGACTTTTTCCGAACAGGCGCGGCGCCAACAAATGCATTAAAATCGGGGACCGGGAATAAAGATGGCCTCCATGTAACCATAGTGGCATAATTTTACAGGGGTATAATAGAGTTACACGCCACAGATTATATCATAAAGCTATTTCTGATTATATCGTCTCTGACCCTCTTCCCATTATCTCTCACATGCAGGTGAAAGAGCCTTCCCAGACATGGACTGCCTCTTGTGCTCACGAAGAGAAGTCGTCGCGTTCGGGCAACACTGTGCCAAGCTGAAAATACCGTACGTAGGGCTATGCTGCGGCAACGCCCCTCACTACACAAGAGCTCTTGCCGAATCGTACGGCCGTCGCCCGGTGGCCTCCAAGTACTCGCCTGATATGACGATGCATGGGTGGTTCGGAACAAAGAAAGAAGTCGTCAATGACCATTATTCTTCAGCCTACAAGACTTTCGAAAAGGATAACTTTTAGTGCAGTTACTATGTTAATTTGTGATTCGATTGGTACTAACTTGTTGTCACGGTTTGGTCTGGTTGGTCTGCAGGCACAAATTCATATTCGACACTTTGACTAAGATTGTACCATGTCTGGAATGAAAACTAGACGCCAAACTCTATGTCTGTGTCAGTTAAGTTTATTGGTGATACACATTTCGATATCACTATTGCTTAATCATGGTGAAATATAGTAAATCTGAATATTGGGCGAAGAAACA
It encodes the following:
- the LOC121412617 gene encoding betaine--homocysteine S-methyltransferase 1-like, which codes for MSDRPKSNVKGLLQRINDGETIIVAEGYIFAFERMGYLKAGPFTPEVVVDHPELVRQMYKDFVRAGSDVVQAFTYYGNRHKMGVVGRSDDLENQNRLALKMAREVADETGTLMCGDLSNTFVYQSDNDEAIKTTKEMFKEQVEWAVDEGADYIVGETFAYVGEALLAVESIKKYGKGVPAVVTLSSHVKCDEEGRTCTLDGVEMNEALRQLAEAGADVVGFNCTRGPETIMKLVESASKAGLKVPLAVLPVVYRTTDEYPSFSSIPDPKTGERAFPDMDCLLCSRREVVAFGQHCAKLKIPYVGLCCGNAPHYTRALAESYGRRPVASKYSPDMTMHGWFGTKKEVVNDHYSSAYKTFEKDNF